The following are from one region of the Marinitoga hydrogenitolerans DSM 16785 genome:
- a CDS encoding ABC transporter transmembrane domain-containing protein, with product MKKTVFIILLFSIVSITLEYFNALIPYYTKNFLNTLSTGIIDNTILMKIFAIIISVLIIKNIVSMFLGYYSKKLSYSITEKGIYNLLNFDYMEFRKNNETYYAESLLRLPQQIIEVLNSSGVESIAVVFKLIFLIIFIFKIDINTGIATIFYILISTFNIYISNNYFYNNYDKQVEINLKNISDTSDQLEGLKEIHFFKNVKNEIKRFNERNDKYKNFSIKINIMDWILSFTISDFFQFSIYIYSIYRGLILKDIGSLLALYMYIKNVTNIMNNSLFGMWNSLRDALIAWNKLKNMVFFQNKWVKKEKI from the coding sequence ATGAAAAAAACAGTATTTATTATATTGCTATTTTCTATTGTTTCCATAACATTAGAATATTTTAATGCGTTGATTCCATATTATACAAAAAACTTTTTAAACACATTATCTACAGGAATAATAGATAATACAATATTGATGAAAATATTCGCAATAATAATATCTGTTTTAATTATAAAAAATATAGTATCAATGTTTTTAGGTTATTATAGTAAAAAGTTATCTTATTCAATAACTGAAAAAGGGATATATAACCTTTTAAATTTTGATTATATGGAATTCAGAAAAAATAATGAAACATATTATGCTGAAAGTTTATTAAGATTGCCTCAACAAATAATAGAAGTATTAAATTCATCAGGAGTCGAAAGTATAGCAGTAGTATTTAAATTAATATTTCTTATTATATTTATTTTTAAAATAGATATTAATACAGGAATTGCAACGATATTTTATATTCTAATATCTACATTTAATATATATATTTCAAATAATTACTTTTATAACAATTATGACAAACAAGTTGAAATAAATCTTAAGAATATCTCTGATACATCAGATCAATTGGAAGGATTAAAGGAAATCCATTTCTTTAAAAATGTAAAAAACGAAATCAAACGTTTTAATGAGAGAAATGACAAATATAAGAACTTCTCAATAAAAATCAATATAATGGATTGGATATTATCTTTTACAATAAGCGATTTTTTTCAATTTTCTATATACATTTATTCAATATATAGGGGATTGATTTTAAAAGATATTGGTTCATTATTAGCATTGTATATGTATATAAAAAATGTAACAAATATAATGAATAATTCATTATTTGGAA